From the genome of Primulina eburnea isolate SZY01 chromosome 12, ASM2296580v1, whole genome shotgun sequence, one region includes:
- the LOC140806981 gene encoding receptor protein kinase CLAVATA1 has product MKKSSPLLLYLVIFQVVILVHAYSDLDILLKLKSSLVGPSGSALEEWVAPPFPSPSAHCSFLGVTCDADERVAAINITNLQLFGTLPPEIGLLSGLVNLTLAGNNLTGSLPVEISNLTSLKCLNLSWNFFNGKFRGEMVLRLSELEVFDIYNNEITGELPVEFVKLKKLKFLKLAGNYFSGGIPEIYSEFESLTHLALQGNSLTGKIPASLAMIPNLRELYLGYFNSYEGGIPPEFGSISTLQLLDLGMCNLTGEIPSSLGNLKHLHTLFLQVNNLTGQIPSELSGMISLMSLDISINDLSGEIPLSFAELKNLTLLNLFQNKFQGPLPGFIGDLPNLEVLQIWNNNFTLGLPENLGRNGRLFLLDVTKNHLTGTIPKDLCKGGKLKTLILMDNSFYGPIPDEIGECKSLSRIRIKKNYLNGSIPAGFFRLPLLDMLELNDNFFTGELPEDISATALGSLSLSNNWISGKIPPSFGNLINLEILSLDVNKLSGEIPNEIFKLKKITMLNFSGNSLTGEIPASVADSSHLTFIDLSQNNLNGAIPRSIPGLQNLNVLNLSRNRLEGSIPSEIGMMKSLTVLDLSYNDLSGKKPTTGLLRDLDDRFFVGNPKLCFPHSSYCPSASSPSQEAQTTGASNMVIVIIVLITVLLLLPVSWIIVRKRRLERSRIWKLTAFQKLDFKAEDVLECLKEENIIGKGGAGIVYRGSMPNGIDVAIKRLVGRGRGNSHNDHGFMAEIQTLGSIKHRNIVRLLGYLSKKDTNILLYEYMSHGSLGEMLHGTKGAHLQWQSRYRIAAEAAKGLCYLHHDCSPSIIHRDIKSNNILLDSDYEAHVADFGLAKFLHDAGASECMSSIAGSYGYIAPEYAYTLKVDQKSDVYSFGVVMLELITGKKPVGEFGDGVDIVRWVRKKASELAQPSDTATLLAVVDCRLTGYQVTGAVNLFKIAMMCVEDESSARPTMREVVHMLTNPPQSAPNFLNL; this is encoded by the exons ATGAAAAAATCTTCTCCTCTTCTTCTTTACTTAGTCATTTTCCAAGTAGTGATACTTGTCCATGCATACTCGGATCTTGACATTTTGTTAAAGCTCAAGTCTTCATTGGTGGGGCCTTCGGGTTCGGCTCTCGAGGAATGGGTCGCCCCGCCGTTCCCGTCTCCGTCGGCTCATTGTTCGTTTCTCGGCGTAACTTGCGATGCTGACGAACGTGTGGCGGCTATTAACATCACCAACCTACAATTATTCGGTACGCTTCCTCCGGAGATTGGTCTGCTGAGCGGGCTTGTCAATCTCACACTGGCTGGAAATAATCTCACCGGATCTCTGCCTGTGGAGATTTCCAACTTGACTTCGTTGAAGTGCTTGAATTTGAGTTGGAACTTTTTCAACGGCAAGTTTCGTGGAGAAATGGTGCTGAGACTTTCTGAGCTTGAAGTGTTTGATATATACAACAATGAAATTACAGGAGAGCTCCCGGTGGAGTTTGTGAAGTTGAAGAAGCTGAAGTTTCTTAAACTGGCCGGAAATTATTTTTCGGGTGGGATACCGGAAATTTACTCTGAGTTTGAAAGCTTAACTCACTTGGCATTACAGGGAAATAGCTTGACGGGAAAAATTCCTGCTAGCTTGGCTATGATTCCAAATCTTCGAGAGCTCTATCTTGGGTATTTTAACAGCTATGAAGGTGGTATTCCGCCGGAATTTGGCTCTATTTCTACGCTTCAGCTGCTTGATCTCGGAATGTGCAATCTCACCGGCGAGATTCCGTCAAGTCTTGGCAATCTAAAGCATTTGCACACTTTATTTCTTCAG GTGAATAATCTGACGGGGCAGATTCCATCGGAACTTTCCGGTATGATAAGCTTGATGTCATTAGACATCTCCATTAACGATCTCAGCGGGGAAATTCCATTGAGTTTTGCAGAACTGAAGAATTTGACGCTGCTCAATTTGTTTCAGAACAAATTCCAGGGGCCTCTTCCGGGTTTCATCGGCGATCTTCCGAATCTTGAAGTTTTACAGATATGGAACAACAATTTCACGCTGGGTTTACCGGAAAATCTAGGAAGGAATGGAAGGTTGTTTCTGCTGGATGTGACCAAGAATCATCTAACGGGAACTATACCCAAGGACTTGTGTAAAGGTGGAAAGttgaaaactttgattttgATGGATAACTCTTTCTACGGTCCGATTCCGGATGAAATTGGCGAGTGCAAGTCCCTGAGTCGTATCAGAATCAAGAAGAATTACCTGAATGGAAGTATTCCGGCAGGGTTTTTCCGGTTGCCCCTGCTGGACATGCTCGAACTGAACGATAATTTCTTCACCGGCGAGCTGCCAGAAGATATATCTGCCACCGCCCTAGGAAGTCTTTCGTTGTCCAATAATTGGATTTCAGGGAAGATTCCTCCATCGTTCGGGAACTTGATAAATCTAGAGATATTATCACTTGATGTGAACAAGTTATCCGGTGAGATTCCAAATGAAATTTTCAAACTCAAGAAAATTACGATGCTAAATTTCAGTGGCAACAGCTTGACTGGGGAAATTCCAGCTTCAGTTGCTGATAGTTCCCACCTGACATTTATTGATCTAAGCCAAAATAATCTAAATGGTGCAATTCCAAGAAGCATTCCAGGCCTGCAGAATCTGAATGTTCTCAACTTGTCAAGAAACCGACTAGAGGGATCGATCCCTAGTGAGATTGGGATGATGAAAAGCTTGACGGTATTAGACCTTTCTTACAATGATTTATCCGGCAAAAAGCCCACAACGGGGCTTCTACGCGACCTGGATGACCGATTTTTCGTCGGAAATCCCAAGCTTTGTTTTCCCCACAGCTCCTATTGTCCATCAGCCTCGAGTCCATCTCAAGAGGCCCAAACAACTGGTGCATCAAACATGGTCATCGTAATCATCGTCTTGATTACTGTTCTGTTACTGCTTCCTGTAAGTTGGATTATAGTCCGAAAGAGAAGGCTGGAGAGATCAAGAATCTGGAAACTAACGGCATTCCAGAAGCTAGACTTTAAAGCAGAGGATGTGCTTGAATGCTTGAAAGAAGAGAACATAATAGGAAAAGGTGGAGCTGGGATTGTCTACCGAGGGTCCATGCCTAATGGAATAGACGTTGCAATAAAACGATTAGTTGGACGTGGGCGTGGTAACAGCCACAATGATCATGGCTTTATGGCagaaattcagacacttggtAGCATCAAACACCGGAACATTGTAAGACTCCTAGGATACTTGTCAAAGAAGGATACCAATATTTTGCTGTATGAATATATGTCACATGGAAGCTTAGGGGAGATGTTACATGGCACAAAAGGCGCTCATTTGCAGTGGCAATCAAGGTATCGGATCGCAGCTGAGGCTGCAAAAGGACTATGTTACCTGCATCATGATTGCTCGCCTTCAATTATACATAGGGATATTAAGTCGAACAACATCTTGCTTGATTCTGATTATGAGGCTCATGTTGCTGATTTTGGTCTTGCCAAATTCTTGCACGATGCTGGTGCTTCCGAGTGCATGTCTTCGATTGCTGGTTCCTATGGCTACATTGCCCCAG AATATGCATACACTTTGAAAGTCGACCAGAAGAGCGATGTCTACAGCTTTGGGGTTGTGATGTTAGAACTAATCACCGGCAAGAAGCCAGTGGGGGAATTCGGAGACGGTGTTGACATTGTCCGGTGGGTTAGGAAAAAAGCGTCAGAGCTAGCACAGCCATCAGATACCGCGACACTGCTGGCCGTGGTCGACTGCAGGCTTACCGGGTATCAGGTGACTGGGGCCGTTAACTTGTTCAAGATTGCAATGATGTGTGTGGAGGATGAGAGCTCTGCCAGGCCTACTATGAGGGAAGTTGTTCACATGCTCACCAATCCTCCACAATCTGCTCCCAATTTTCTAAATCTTTGA